CAGCAACATTCTACTCTTCTTTCAGTGCTATAGACGTTAGTTATGGCCCCTcacttaaaaagtaaatataaaaaaattggACAAATAGTGATTATCCTACCAAATCCTCACCTCCTTTGTATTTTGGGAAACAAAGTATTATACTTACCTACTTCCACAATAACTCTTGTTTTAATAAACTGAACTATTTTACATCCCAGTCCACATCAACTAAACACAGTTTTTAAGCCAAGCTATGCAGGTGCGATTTTACTCCCACATATTATTTTATCAGTATGTCTCATTATCTATAGCATAACTTTATACCTATAATGGACTGTGGAACTTCTGGGGGTCTCAGACCATCTAGTAAACTACATCACAAGAGTGTAATGTTTTCCTTCGCGTAGTCATCAGTAGTTTCAGAAACATAACTAAGTATGAGATAAATGTTGAGATAAAAGTTGTGCAAGTAATGAGTTTTGGTAAAAAAGAGTCTCCTCATTTTTAAGGTGTAAGGATACTGAATACTACTGCATTTGTGCAAAATGGTCTAATCAAAATCCTACAGAAAGAATGGCCTTTTGCTGCACACTTTCCTTCTTAGTTTTTAAGCTATAAAAGTTCTGAACtacagcagaactgctgctggcTACTTAAGTCAAACCTCTGCATCTAGATTTCGGTTGTTATGTTAGAAAGGCTCTTGGTAACATTCAAAGTCTGTTTCCCAACTTTACATGCAACAAAACAGTGTACAACAGTCAGAATGTGGAAGTACAACCATGTCCAtgcctttaaaattcatttttcatagcAGAAAGAACTAGCCTCTAAAATGAAACTAAAAGCATTATacaaaagattttgattttaagAAGTAAGCACTATTTGCTTCTTCAGGTGGTACCAGCCCAATTTGTATTTATAGCTTAAGAAACTAGAGATTGGCATTCCACGCTATTCTCAGCtgaagaagttttaaaatcaCATCTTCCAGCAAGCCTTCTGCCCTGAGAATTATTTCCATTGTTTGTCCAGTGACACAGTTACTTTTTGCTTTCATACACACttactttttgttttcattcccaAGGGCAAAGGCTCCTCCCCAGAAGTGTGCCTCTGCCAAAAGTGCCCTAAACCACTATGATAAGAAATACAATTCTTCTAACAGCATGAATCTGGCATTCTTTGCATCAGTAAAGCTAGGAAAAAATCATCTATCATTCTTCTGTGGCAGGCAGAAATGACAAAAATTAACCAAAATTCCAAGAActcatttcactggaaaaaaggTTCAACTAACTCCATATATTTATGCTTCTCCCTCTAACATTCTTCTcttcccccaaaaaagaaaacctgactgtttttatttctattataaaTTCAATCTTTTTTGCCCTGGAAAATCTCAGGCCAAGAAGTCTTGCTCTTCTGTAGCTGCCCTTATGTAAGGTCCACAGCAGAGGTAATTACATGCTGTGATCTGAAATAGATGGGTAAGAGTTTTTCAAAGTGGGTTTTGGTCCTTGTATAAAGGCAGGAAGAATACTTGTGAAGGAGATAGAAACATTAATTTACATGTAACTGTAGTCTGACAGATTCAAAGTTCATAGTTAAGAGGGACTTTTATATATTAAACTGACAGTGagtagtttttaaaacatttagaaGTGTTTTACGTACAGACACAAACAGAATGATAATTTTTCTGGAATAAAAGCACTGTAAACAAGACTACCCTGTTGAAAGAGTTCTGTGCTATGTTTCTACACATCCCTGCTTAAAAGAAGTTCTAATAAGGTCAATTTACACTTAGTGCCTGATGCCACTGATTTCATCCCAAAAATGCCTAGCTGTCAAAACAAGCAACTTCAATTTACTGATGTTCTAACAGATCACAGTAAAATGATGACTCTAAAAGCTAACTCTTTCTATTTGTACATCTGCCTTATGCTGTGAAAGACAAAAGAATATGTATCATCTTATGTATCATCATCCACATGATACTGTTTAAGTCAGAAACAAGATAAGTTGCATTCCAGGAACTGCTTTTAGTGAATCATACAAAGTCAGAAGTAAATACATTACAGAAAAATTTACTGTCCACATAATTTGAGTTATACAGACTGACTTACAagtttatgtaaaataaaaaaatctttaatagtCAGAGGTTGAAAGTTAAAGATGACAGTACATTATTAgtttatattcattattaaaaCTGAATAAAGGCAAGCTCATAATTCAGTAATGTTATAAAATATGCAAATTACAATATTAAGATACACGATCATGGTAACTTTTGGCAAAGCAAAAGACAAACTGGAATGGTAATTGTGATTATCCATGGCTTCCTTCTTTTTGACTTAGATGCTCATTACACACTgtatgaactgaaaaaaataataaccATTTATTAAATGTACGATACAGAacaagttttctctttttctcctaaaatacCTATTATCACTACTCTTTTCTTGTAATCATGTTCAGTCCATGAACAACAAAGCTTTAAAGCTAAATATGAAAATTAGCTAATACTTAATTTACAACAAAGCACTTCCTTAACAACAACAGATAAACCCAGGAATTACTTCACCTTACTGTTCTTGTTTTCTCACACAGGTGCAGTCAAGAAGCCAAGTCCTACAAACCTGACTGATTAGAATCCCTCCCCCACAAAATGCCTACTAAGCCTTAAaaaagtgtgtgtctgtgtccatGTGGGCATGTGTACAGGTAACTGTGTAAGAGAGAAGCTGAGTATGAAGGGCAGTGTACCTGCCTAGATGCTCTTAAACCATCGGGAGCCCTGACAAAATGCacaatgaaatttaaataaaCCTCTGCAAAATATGTAAAAACTTTGAGAGAGAAGATTTGACTCCAATTCTTCTACCTAGCTCAATTCCAAAAGAAGAGCTGATCGAAAGAAAAACAGGATCTTCAGGCTCTCGGGTAGTACCATAACAGTAGGGAATACAAACACAAACTGAAATCATTActgtttctcttcagttttagtttttaggtttttttcagttctacCCAATAAGTTTAAATGATTCCTTAAAGTTTACTTACATCATCATACTGGAAGTTCACAAAACCTTGCTGAGATGCATCCCTTCTTCTAAAACATTCTgcaaagatgtatttaaaaaataagtacagAAATCAGTTAAGAAGAATTACAgttaatcaatttttttcttttattttttaaaatgtattgtacTTTCATTTTAGATTTGGCCACACCCTATTGCAAGTTGTCTTTTGTAGTATCAGAAGACTAGCCCATAGTTTATATTACTCCTCGTAATTACGTACTTCTCACCTTCTTGAATTTCAttccaaagtaaaacaaaaggTTCAAGGTTCCAAGAAGGAACAAAAGGGAGAATTAAGGCAGAGCAAAATGGaagcaaggaaataaaagaaaatcacagGGATGAGAGCTCATGAAGAACATTACAATTCATTTGAAGACTTAATTTCCAGTTCTTAATCTTCGTATTTATCATATACAAGATGTATGATAAATCTTCCTATTTATCACTTAACATTGACAGTGTCCCTCCCACCCTTTATGTTCTGTTAATAAACAGTTTCCCAATTTTGAAAACTTTTCTAATCTCTGGAATAAATCCTACATTAATTTTAAGTCTCTTTTTCAATGGGGACTTAAATAACCAGATTCTATAATTGTACCAGTTCTGCCTGTAAACTCCATTGAAAGAAACCTATTTTGTGTTACATAAAAGTTAAAGTTGAACCTGAGATGCCTGAGTAATCCTGAGTAATCagattttattaaacaaaaatctGTTATGGAGATGCCATTAACAAGGCCATAATCAACATACCAGTGAGAGCTCTGAGTTTTACACAGCAGGCAATGTAATCATCAAATGTAATCTTTCCACGGGTGCTGTATCGCCTTGTgattgctgtcactgcctgtgggCTCAATCTAAAtcctatttgaaagaaaatagtcCACATTGAAATGACAGGTGAGCTAACACAATCTAACACAATTTTTATTGGAAATACGTGACAGTTACTGCGGGACTTTAACAGGTGCTGGGAAAAGCTGTGAGTCAGCATCAGTGTTAAAAGCTAGAAAATTTCACAACTTACCCATATTTGTCAAGGCTTTCTCTAGTTCTTGACGATCCACTGTGCCACTTCTATCGCTGTCAAAACTCATGAAGTGTTGCCTCCAGCCATTGACCACAGCCCAGAGTTCTTTAAACTCATTAAATCCCAGCGTACCAGACATATCTCTCTGATTCCAAAGCTAAGAAAAAAGATTCTTagcttccaaaattaaaaaaaacccctctgtttaatagaaattagtatttttatcATCTGTGGTTCAAAACTCTTAAAGTCTGGGAAATAAAAGATACCCTGAGGCTATTATcaatattttattgttattatttcttcttattattgttattatttcttCTCATAGAAAACTAACTAGAGCATCCCACAGCACAGACAGACAATACTTCTGACCAAAGGTCAGAGAAATCACTCTCTCTCCACTTTTTCCTCAGTGAAACCTTATAAAACTATTTGCTCTTTCTGAATGTAACTTAGCTGGCTATCCTCTCTTTACTCACTGTAGTGCAGTTGTTATCGATAACACATatatctgaaataaaacagatgccaaataaaaatatgaagttagAATAACATCAGCTCTCTGTTATTCTAAGCAAGTTTTTCACAGCCCTTCCACTTTcatgtctacttttttttttaaacagaaaaacatttgaaCATTACACTTTAAGTTTTAACTAAAAGTCTTCAAAGGTTCTAAGCTTGCACTATATACCTAAGTCTTTCACTGCTGAATGCCATATACCATCCTCCTAAGGTACCTGAACCTGATTCATGCAAGGAACAGGATTTAGGAGGCCTTAGATTATATTCAGCCTGTGTACATATGCTTAAATTCATTAGGACATCTACAATGGTGTCCAATTTTAAAAGCACAATAAGTGATTCCCATGAACCTCTGTTCTGAGCTGCCAGACCTGACTCCTTACACATTCAATGGAGAAACAGTTCCTAAGACTCAGAGACATACTACTTGTTGTAAAAGGTCAACCCCTGACAGCCTCATTTATTAGAATTATTATTTCATCCTGCAAACAGAATAAGAAAGGAATCTTGTTGTTCACAGTCATACCTGATTATAATACATATGAACTAAGGTCTGAATGTGAATTAGAAAGCATTTCCCAACTTTCAAACACTGTCTTATCTTTGTTCATGTCACgtaaaaatgtttacatttcatAATAAAGGATACATCCAGCATCGAGATCATGAGTCTGCAAGTCTCTAAGTTGAAagctatttaaattaaaaaaagaaaaataacagctgtATTAAAAGAATGACTCATTTTCAATTTTGTTTATATAAAGATTAAAATTGCTTATTATAACATTCATATAATATATTAAATAATTGCTTCTACTGTATATAGCCATACCATGTTTTGATCCAAGTAAGAGCTTCTAATCATGACTTGTCAAAAACACTGACAATACACAATCTGGAGACTActgaaattataaataaaattaatgggCTCTTAACTTAATCCTAAAAGTTTTGGGTTTCAATCAAAGTGGTTATTTTTGTTTCACCATAGAAATCACTTGAGCAAACCAGCTTTACTCACAGAAACTCAATTTTGTAAATCAAATGCTAAGCACCCTGACAGAGGAGTTCCGCCACAGAATTCTTTGTCAATATCAAAGctcaatttcaaaataaaacaaaacacttttttaagaATTGCCCATCTATTATAAAACAAACCAGTTCTTCAGCTCCACAGCTGAGCAGTGGGGAACTAACCAGGTGCAGAAGGGAAGTTCTAAGTACAGAGATTTTACATTTGAAAGTAGTCCACATGCCAAGAAAGCCCTTTTAccatgcaaacaaaaaaacactttgcaGAAAGCACAACTACATGCTTTTTCTAGTAGATGTAATAAGAATAAGCATACTTTAGGGCTGGGAGTATTTTGTTTGTTGACTTACGTTTATATGCTCCTGCAATCCCTGACTGGGTCAGACATCTCTGTAGCTCATCAGCATCTATTTGTCCATCCTTTTGATAACAGAAGATATATTAGCTAGAGTTTTAACTTCCTCTTCCAGTTTGTTTATTCCCAGTACCCACTGGGAATGGGCAGTGGGATTAAACCAATTATCCTTACAAAACAGAACTGATTGCCTGTCTCTGATAAATGACAGAAACTGCCTTTTATAATTTGTATCTCTAATAGTGTTTCTTTAGTTGACACTGTTGCAACATACATTAGCTTTCACATGTAGCAACTTTAAGCACTCAAAAATAATCAGGATTGGCAGTAGCTTTGCtctaaactttccttttttttaaattgcataaaATATTGGTAGCATCTAATTGAGAATGAAGTGAACCAAGGCACAAAATCTTCTACAGAAACTCAGCTCTGCTCAAAGTGCTAATTTCAAGTTAATAGGTGTTACTTTCACTTTAGATTAAAGGTATATGATCTCATTGCTACAGTAGGAAACCTGGACCACAGATCATACATGCCTTCTTCCCAAGGCAGAGTTAAGATTGACAAATTTAAAAAAGGGTTGTTTGGGAATAGTAAGTTGTTATACaaccacataaaaaaaaaaaaaaaacccaaacagagaAGATACCTATCTGTGCAATTTTGAATATGAATGACTCTGAGAGAGATGCTTTGGAagggaaacagagaaaacaactgCCAAGTCATAGAAGGAATGAGCTGTCAAAAGCAGAGCTGGAATTCTAGGTCACACTCCTCACACCCACAACATGAACCTTAGTTCATAGACAGTGTGACAATAATTTGACCTCATTCAAAGATGGTGCATTATATCTGCAGACATCAAAAACGGTGCAACTTTTTTGTAGTCTGTTTAATGCTTTACATTAAAGAACGCAAAATGATGCGGTTTTAATGTAAAGCATTAGATACGAAAACAACAGTTGCCTTATATTTGAAACAAATTTATTTGCCTCAGCATTTTCCTAAGGTTTTTAAATccagtaaacatttttttttttaactgggataTGCTACTAAATGGACTGGTCACAATGGTATAGCCAGGTAactttcagaaacaaagtatGATTCTAATAGGATATAGCACGTAATTATTATACTATATGACATTTGACAAGGTCTGAAAAaagagcagtaatattttgattttatataACATTAATGACTGCTAAAACCAGAATGGTTTCCAATCTACTCTACCAGCCCTAACTATACAGATGTAATAAAAACATTATATTTAcaagaaaatttcaaaatacGATCTGAATTAGCCATGCATATTAAGCAGCAAATCTCTTTAAAGTGCTTGTGCATTCTGAGACAAAGGCAGGATCTGGATGATTAACATTACCAAAAAACAtctctgcctttcccttttcttttttttcttcttttttaaaagcagaacttAAGAATTAAACTATACCCAGCATAGGCGCTTTGTAAACAAACTTAGTAAGAAAATTATCAGTTCTCACAAAGATAGATTCAGTGCatttaataaaaatttgaaaCAATACTTTTGACTTTTTTCATAAACAATTAAATGAACTCCTTAAATCTAGGACAAAATTTCTGTTATAAACTATTTCATAGAAAGCTCAGGGATGACATTATATATTATTTAAGTGAAAAAGCATCACAGAGAGAACAGTAGGCCATAACCAAAAGCTGTATGAATTCTGTAATAAGTACTTCCTCAAAGCTGTGAGATTTGGCTTTTTACATACTTGCATGGATCGTTACAAAGGCAATTGATATTTTATCTGTTCCATTTCACTGTCTCCTTACAGGATTTTTACATCTGGACATCTAGTACTCAATGAAACAGACCCTTCTGATTCCATGGATAAGCTGGgttgtttttgaaatgttattttaataagTAATGATTCCTACAAATAAGGAAGTATTTAAGAGATGTACTAACTCGATGACACAAAATTacaggaaagaaatttaaaatatagtaacagacaacaagaaagaaagaaacagaggcCTAAAATCAACATTGTGCACACCCTCCACCCTATCAAACAACCAAACTCAGATATTGGCACAACTGAAGACTGCTATTCCATCTGTGACTCCATTAAGCCACTTTATCGCATAACAATCTCTTCCTTATTAGTTTTTCCTGTTCATAGTACGGCCACCTCCACAGCTGATGTTTCCAGGAGGCTTCTGGCTTCTTTTTCCTGAAGCTGACAGCATTCCCTAACCAAGGACTGAGCTAAAACTCAGTTGCTACATTTCACATAACTGTATAGTTCCTGTATAGTAACTACATAGTCCAACTAATGCTAACTAGCTCTTCTACAGTTCTGGCACACTTTAGTAGAAGGACTAAGTAAAACAAATCTGCTTTTTCAAAGACTCAAAAAATAGAGTTCTCCCTACTACAGACGTTGGGCAGTCCTCTCCCCCAAAGCTAAGGCAGAAATTATTCCCCAGGACAAACAGtctcaataaataaataacattttaaaagtttaccTGCCCAGCTACTGCAGCAAAATAACCATACAAAGGATCCTGAGGTTGTCCAGGGAATGCTGGTCCTCCAGGAGCTCCTCCATACTTCAGAAATCAAGCAGAAAGttaattaaatataaatgaatgatTCAGTTAACTGTAAGAAACTGTAATGCTTGTACTTAAGAATCAATTTGTGTTTTTATATACACATGTAAAAGTCAtatcaaccaaaaaaaaaaaaaagaaatttcttttaaaaaaagaatgcaatCTTGGTATACCCACTTTTTATAATTTAAGCACATCAATGTAAAACCTTGCGCTGGATCCATCTGCTGACTGAGCAGTGTGCCGTACCTCATCAAGCTTAAACTTTACAGTCTACTACCAGCGCAAAACGGGCTCCCGAAGATAGGCTGTTTCTAAGGCcctgcaaaatttttttttttgcccttcaaGAAAGCTAAAGCAAAACAGATCTCTAGGGAAAACACCTGGAAGAAAATATGTGCTTATATTACGGTCTGAGGATTTTTTCTGCAGTATTGATTCTTAACAGAAATGTGGTGGAATGACACGAATTAATCTTGAGTTGAACAAATTACCAACTGAAGTGTAACAGTGTTTATACCCGTCTTTTGCAGGATCAAcgagcttttactttttttttttcctttttctgagaaGCCTGGAGTTCTGAGCAGATATAACTTGCTCTTCCACGGCGTACAGCCATTTAGTGACCCCGCGACGAGCGAGACCTTGCCCACGGGACCTCCTCACTCGGGGGCCGCCCGATCCGCAGGGAGCGCCCAGCCGCGGCGGGGAGTTTCGTAGCCGCAGGCCTCCGggctcccgcggcccggcccgcccccgccccgggggcgccgCCAGCCGGCGGAGCGGAGGGGAGCGGCGCCCCGGTCCCGGCCGGCCGCAAAGCAACGGCCCGCGCGAGCCCCGGCCGCGGTCCAGACACCACCCCCCCCGCTCCAGCTGGCCGCCCCTAAGGCCGCGGAGAGCTCGTTAAACGACCCCCCTCTGACGCACGGCGCCCAGCTCCGCGCCCCGGAggccctgccccagccaggcTGCCCAGCCAGGCTGCCCCGCCACCCGCGCGCTGCGGCCCAGCCGCGCGGCGCCGCTTGCTCACCCCGCCCTGATAGTAgccgccggcagcggcgggcTGCCCCGGGTACGCCATGGTccgccggcaccggccccgccgcctgcGCTACCGCCCGGCCAGCGCCCGGGCGGAACCACTCGGCCagacgggggggacgggggcggGCTGGCAGGCTCCGGAGAGGACCCCCTGCCTGCCCGCCGCTCCGGGCCTGGCCACCCGCCACAAGCAAGCGGCCGCCCGTCTGCCCctcgccccgggcgccgcggcagcgcgACACGGTGCCGCCGGCAGCTGAggggctccccccagccctgcccgcgtGGTACGGACCGCCGGCCCGGGGGCGGCTCCTCCGGGCGGCGGCGGATGCGGCGGCGCGTTGCCTCCGGCTGCGGTCGGGGCTGCCAGGGGCCGCCGGCGCTCACTGGGCCCCAGCCTCGGTCCCCCGTTTCCCCTCGCCTTTGCctcggcagcgcggcggggagcggggtcCGGGCGCCGTTTGGTCGCCTGCCGGCGGCGCTGCGTAGGGCCGGGGGGTGCGGGCCCTCCTGGGCCGCGTCGGTCGACGAGGTCTTGTGGCAACTGAAGTTATGGCTG
This Dromaius novaehollandiae isolate bDroNov1 chromosome 2, bDroNov1.hap1, whole genome shotgun sequence DNA region includes the following protein-coding sequences:
- the SRI gene encoding sorcin, translated to MAYPGQPAAAGGYYQGGYGGAPGGPAFPGQPQDPLYGYFAAVAGQDGQIDADELQRCLTQSGIAGAYKPFNLETCRLMISMLDRDMSGTLGFNEFKELWAVVNGWRQHFMSFDSDRSGTVDRQELEKALTNMGFRLSPQAVTAITRRYSTRGKITFDDYIACCVKLRALTECFRRRDASQQGFVNFQYDDFIQCVMSI